GATAGGCTGCTACAGCAACAAATACCCGCTAAATCTCAGTAACTTAAACATACTTCaggtttatttctcttctttactGTATGTCCTAGTATGGGCCAGCAGGGGCCCCCAAATTATGGTTTCATCTCTATAGTTAGGGCAGCTGGAAGAAAAAAGTTGCAGTGACTTACCATCTTTTTAAGTTGGTGTGAAGTTAAAGTATTACTTCTATGTGTTTTAAGAGTGTCAGAGAAGTGCCAGTCCTACAAAGTGCCTAGAAGGGAAAAGGGCTGGAACCTTTGATGAGCAGCACTAAGGACTACTTCCTGTCATTTCCAGTATTGAAAACAGACACAAATTTGTATTATCTGGAACCTACTTTGACACCACGCAATGTggggtaaaataaaatataagacacGTTTAGTTCAACAGATCACAGAGATACTGGCCCTGGTCTCTGCCATTCAGTTATTGCTGTGTAAGCCTGAAAGTTCCTTTGCCTCTTGGGGACTTTGCTCTTCCAGCTCTTACATTTTCTGCTTGTaattgtcaactacaaattggcacttgccatgggcacttgccatttACCTCTACAAAGCTTAAATCACTGTgtactgctgcagctgctgaccttccacatcccctgaaggaaattcagggtggagaccaggaaggaggcactctgtgctctggaggatgggcagaacaggtcttcagatagatgttttcaggagctgatttcatgagcccaacccttgcacctcctcatatctagaaaagcactaaatccctgcaTGGTggcgtctgctcctcgtgactagcagaaaccccctacgaAAATACATGTTTGATTGcttgtactcctccttcaccaagattatgtatatactaatcttcccccctgcctctttggaacagtttctgagagctctctgggatgctgtctcccaggctgcagtcctcattttgccccataTAAAACTTGACTCCTAACTCTcgcattttgcattttttttaagtcgacataATGCACTTAGGACTGGAATAAGAGAGGAGGAAGACAGCCAAGCCCCACCAGGGCCAGGCGTGCTACCTCAGGAAAACACACTTCAGGATTTTTGTCCTGAAGTCTATCAGGTAATGCGCTTAGAGCCAGCAGAGAGCAGTAGGGAAACAGTGGTGCAATTCTGCACTGtaatagagattttaaaagtctAGGGGTcactcaaccttggctgcacgcTAGAATCATCTGggggaggtttttaaaaatacgcATACAGGGGTCTCAACCTGAGACAATGAAATCAGACTCTGAGAGTGGAGCCGGAACATCGCTATTGTTGAAGGGCTTCCCAGCTCTGTGCTCCAAGTACTCTTCAACCCCTTGCTGGAGTGACTACTTGTTGGATGACACCCAGTGGGCGCATTCTCAGAGTTCTTGAATCGaatcctctcctttttctcctcccaaGAGTTGTTAGGGTTGCTTATTTAtgtctttatgtctttatttatgTCTTTCGACCGCGCagcgtgacatgtgggatcttagttccccaacgggGGTCAACCGAATCTGGAAGCCCCGGgtcccaaccactgcaccgccagggaagtcccccggtTGCACTTTAATGGGGTTGGGGGGACACCAAGCTAAAGGAAATCTTTGGGACATCAGCCCGTTTGGAACGGCTTGGGGCGGGCTCATTTCCCAGCGCACACGTCAGCCTGCAAAAGGACGGGAAAAAGGAAGCCGGGGTGGACCCCAAGCTGCAGCAGCtaaggaggaggggacagggagggcgAGGGAGGAGCCGGAGGAGGCGCGGCCGGCGCGGCCAGCTGTCCCCGCCGCAGCCCTGACTTCCGCGCGCCGGGGGCGGCCTGGGGACCATGGCGGGCCTGGACGCCGGCCCGGCCATCCCCGTGTGGCTGGCTGAGGACGACCTGGGCTGCATCATCTGTCACGAGCTGCTGGCCTGGCCCGCCACGCTGCCCTGCGGCCACAGCTTCTGCCGCGGCTGCCTGAAGGGTCTGTGGGGCGCGGGGCGCCACTGGTCCTGCCCCACCTGCCGCGAGGGCGCCGCGCAGCCGCTGCAGCTGCGGAAGAACACGATGCTGCAGGACCTGGCGGACAAGTACAGCCTGGCGGCGCGCGAGCTGGAGggtcccagcccagcccccggcCCAGCGCCCGGGCCCCGGCGCCGCCCCGCGCAGCTGCCGGTAGGAAGACAGGACCAGCGACTGCCCTccgccctccgccctccgccctccgccctccgccctccgccctccgccctccgccctccgccctccgccctccgccctccgccctccgccctccgcccTCCGCGCGTCCCTTTAGCCCCACGGCGCTTCCTCTCCTCCTGATTCTTTCCACTTTTGCATTGCTTTTCTCAGCCTGAATGTAGAACCCGTTCTTTGGAAAGTTCAGAAAAAcatgaagaaggaggaaaaaaaaaaatccaaacctgAAATCCTATCGACCTAGCCACCCTGGCCTATTTCCACTTAATTCAGGTCTTTCTGCAGCCTGTCTCTCTGACAGTTTTTAATTGTGCTAAAATCTGTTTACGTTATATAAAGTACAATTTgccatttaaccatttttaagctctttattgcatttaaccatttaaaagggtacaattcagtggcattataTTTACAgcgctgtgcaaccatcaccactaatcTAGTTTCAACACCATAAACAGAAACTTTGTACGCATGCAGCAATaacttctccctcccccctccaacccttggtaacctctaatctactttctgtctctatgactttGCCTACTCTAGATATTTTAtgcaagtggaatcatacaatatctaTCACTTTGTTTCTgactttggtttctttcatttgctctaaCGTTTTCAAGATGCAttcgtgttgtagcatgtatctgaacttcattcccttttgtggctgaataataattCCCTTGTATGAttatactactttttttttttaatccattcaaacatcgatggacatttggattgtttccaccttgGGTTATTGTGAGTAATGTTGCGGGAACATTGATGTACAAGTATCCCAGTtcctattttcagttcttttaggtaGGAgcggaattgttggatcatatggtagttctgtgttTAACTTATCGAGGAACAGCCAAACTGCATTCCACAGGAACAACagtattttgcattcccattaaCAAAGTTGGGGCGCAGGGTGGGCATGGGCGGCCTGCCCCGGGTCCAGGGCTGGGAGTGGCCATGCAGCCAGagcagcagaaaaaataaaaaataaaaaaggtaggAGGATTCCAATTTTCCCCAACTTTTGCTCCCGGGACTTAGATCTATTTGCTCCTGATCTATTTGCTTCTGGAAGTTAGGTCATTGTCTGTTTACACCGCAGTCTTTTGCCCCAGACACCTGCAAGTTTAACTCTGCTTGCAGCACTTCTGAGCAACGCCCACCACCTTTCTGGTCTGAGTCTTGAGGTGAAACGGAGATGAGCAACGTGTGTCATTCCTTCAGGCAGCCCTCAGCCAGGTTAGGACAGACACAATGATTTGCAAATAAGATCTGCTCTGCTCCTTTGGGAACCTCCTTTGGGAATTTTAAATACTGTCACGGAGCCAGGGAGGGAATGGGGCAAGCGCGAGTCGAAATGCCACCAGGTCTTCCTACTGCCCGCTTGTGCTTTCTTGAGTGAGTGTCTGCTGGAGTTCTGACAAAGTTGGTTCTGACAGTTTCTGCTTGTCTTGcgatgtttctgtgtgtgtgtgtgtgtgttggggggcggggagggagcgaTGGAGGTTAAAAGAGCTTGGagctatccactcttttttttccttttcctttcttttctccttccttccttccttccttccttccttccttccttccttccttccttccttccttcctctctttcttcttccactgctttgggtctttgttgctgagcacgggctttctctagttgtggcaggtgggggctgctcttcgttgtggtgcatgggcttctcattgcagtggcttcttttgttgtggagcagggaaTCCAGGgtgcaggggctcagtagttgtggtgcacgggtttgcttgctccgcggcatgtgggatcttcccagaccagaggttgaacctgtgtcccctgcattggcaggtggattcttaacgactgcactaccagggaagtccccattcctctttaaaaaaaaaaattaattaatagactttattttttagagggaTTCTAGGTTTATAGAAAATTCAGCAGATAGTACAGAAAGTTCCCATGTACCCCTCACAGTTTCCCTTGTTATTAATATCTTGCATTGCTTTGGCACATTTGTTACCATTTATGCACCAATATTGATATGTcattattaactaaaatccatagtttacatcagggttcactctcTGTGTTGGGTACCATTCTATGGATTTTTACAAATGTGTGAAGTCATGTATCTGTAGCTACCGTTTTACAGCCTTGAACATCCCCTGCACTCTACCTCTCTGTCCCCACTCCCTACCCCCCCACtcatggcaaccactgattttttgcTATCtctttagttttgccttttccagaatgtcatattgttggaatcatgcagtatctAGCTTTTtcagactagcttctttcactaaACAACATTAAGGTTtgtggtttgatagctcatttctttttattgccagtGTTCCATTGCATAGATGTCCCACATTTTATCTGTTCAGCTTTTGATGGACATGTTGgtcatttcctttgtttttttttcaattatgaataaagctctcCTCTTTTTGGTTATAAATACAgcatagggagttccctggtagtctaatggttaggattctgtgctttcactgctatggtctgggttcaatccctggttggggaacggaGATCTTGCAAGCcaagtggtgtggccaaaaataataaataaataaataaataaataaagcattatCCCTCTGGTCCTTAAAACTCCATGTTAGCATGGCTTATAGTGACTGAATATGCTTtccattggcttttttttttttaattttttttcaatttatttatttatttattggctgcactgggttttcgttgctgcacaggctttctctagttgtggtgagcaggggctactcttcgctgtgatgtgtgggcttctcattgcggtggcttctcttcttgtggagcatgggctttaggcatgcgggcttcagtagttgtggcaaatgggctcagtagttgtggcacacaggctcagtagttgtggcacatgggcttagttgctccacagcatgtgggatcttcctggaacagggttcgaacccatgtcccctgcattggcaggcgaattcttaaccactgtgccaccagggaagccctccattgaccttttttaaaaataattaattaattaattaattttattggccgcgttgggtcttttttgctgtgcgcgggctttctttgtagttgcggggagtgggggctactcttcgttgtggtgcgcgggctcctcattgccgtggcttctcttgttgcggagcacaggctctaggtgcgtgggcttcagtagttgcagcacatgggctaagtagttgtggctcactgactctaaagcacaggctcaatagttgtggtgcacgggcttagttgctccgcagcacatgggatcttcctggagcagggatcgaacccgtgtcccctcctttggcaggcggattcttaaccactgtgccacctaggaagccctccattggcttttaaattaaaatgattgtCTATGGTAGGATGTGgatgatttaaaacatttcttctttcgcattctctgcattttctaaaattacgACAATGAGTGTGCAGTtcttttatagaaagaaaaagcagcagacttattttttaaagtttttaatttgctCAGGTGTCTAGATAAGGGCTCCACTCCAGAATTCCAGCTGCCAGAATATTTAGGAGTGAGAcctggaaatttaagaaaaaacaatgttACCAGTGGTCAGCCACCTCCCTCTATAAAATAGTCTGCATATGGCTTCCAAAACACATGCTATTTTGAGGGACGTCAGTGCTTCTTAGAGATGAAAAACTGATTCCAGTTTTTGAGGTTccagcataatttaaaaaaatgaaaaatgtttcccCAAAGTTATAAAAACTCTGGTTTATTTAGAGTCAGATGAACACCTTGTGTTTCTCTGGCTCTGTGTAGGACCCCTTTTGGAGGCAATGCAAATTTCTCCATTGAAGTCTGGGCCCCACCTGCCTCTGATAACTGTCACCAGGTCTTGAGGTTGTTGCCAGCATATGTTGGTTGCAAAACTTCCTCCCACTCCCAGCCAGGCAGCTGTGCAGATGAAGCTCTGGAAGTGAAGTGGTTTAGCATTCTCCTCTGAATCCTTCTTTAAATGTGAAGgatatcaataaacaaaaagaCCTTGCATCTGTACATCACTTTAAGGTCCCCAAGATCCTTTCATAGTAGATCCTTTGCACAGTTGACGAGAAGGAGGGATGGTTGCTTTTATTTATCAAACGAGTgatgaagagaaagaatgagTCAGAGGTGAGAGTGGAGCTGAAATCTGAGCCAAGTGCCTTCCACTCACCTTATCAGCCTCCACCAGCGCTGCCAAACCTCCAGGTTCTCACCCTGTTTCCTCTCTGACTGCCCCTGTTCAAAATGACCCCCGGGCTTCCCTTCATGCctcacccccttccccctcccccatcctatGGATGAACTCTGATTCCCTTTTAAGGCCACTGAACAACCAGTAGCAGGAAACGGGCATGCAAAAGGTCCGGGGAGCTTACCTCCTTTCCCTCTGTACATTTTTGTCACTTCCTTGCCTGCTTCCTTTATCCAGTGTTTACAGCTCCCTCTGTCTAGAGCTGGTTCCTGGGTCCAGCCTTGTGTTCTGCTTTGCTCTTTTGAAGGTGGCGGCGCAGAAGAGCGTCACAGAAGTCGGCCGGGAGCTGGCAGAGCTGGTGGAACGGCTCATAGATATTGTCAGGGGGCTTCAGAGTCAGAGACACCTGCCAGAATCTGAACCAGACAATGAAGTGAGCATCCTGGCTGTGGTAGGCTCGTCTGGGAGAAGAAAGGATGTGCCGGGGGTGGGGCTAGGGACAGCTGTTTGCAATTGAAGCATGCACTAAGTCCCAATCTTCTACCATGCTCTTCACTACCAAACATGGATGACTGGGAGTTTGGAATGCTTGAGGTGAGGCAGGAAGGCGTCAGGTGGGCTAGGTTCCATCCTTATCACTCCACCTAACCAGCAATAAGTTCACCAGTGACCTCTACGCAGATACTGCAGACGTTCCAGCTCTTATCCTCATTGGCCTTTCAGCAGCCTTTGACACAGTCGAccacagcttctttttttttttttttttaattttgaaaaatttttgtgTAATTTTGAAAGGTTACAGTCCGTTTACAGGTGTTACAAAATACTGGTTCTGTTCCCTGTGTGTACCATGTATCCTtgtagcctgtcttacacccagcAGTCTGTTTCTCCCACTCCCCCATCTCGAtattgcccctccctcccctccacccactggtaaccactcacttgttctctgtatctgtgagtctgcttcttttcacAACTTCATCCGTGaagctttcttttcccttagCTCTGGACACGAGTCTTCCAGCCTTTCCccatttctctctggctgctcctTTTCAGTCTGTTTTGCAGGCTTACTCTCCTCTGCTAAGCAATGAGATGCTGGGATTCCTCAAGGCTGAGGTGTAGGTTGCTGACTCTTCCCCCTACATGGTCCTGCCCACACCTGTGGCCTTAACTACCACCTCTGTGCACAAATATAGCTTCCGCCTGGACCCTTCTCTGAGCTCTGGTCTGGTGTCTTCCTTCTCATCTTTTCCTCTTAGCATCTCAAAGGCACGTCATACTTAACCTGTGCCACACTGTCTCTCCTCCGTGATACCCCATCACAGTGACTGACCCTGTAACCCTTCCAAGTGCACAAGCCGGAAACCTGGGAATCATGTCACCTCCTCCATCACCTGCCTAAACATCTCCTGAATCTATTTACTATTCTTGAGATCCTTAAAGACATCTCTAATCCAATCCTGTGACCATTTCTTGCCTCGATTTCCACCAAAGCCTTCTAATTGCTGTCTTATGTTCCCTCTAGAGCGTCACTCTTCTTCCCATCATGGGGCCCACACTATGGAATGTTCTTCTTTTACCTTGTCATGTAGGTAGTGCCTGCTCATCCTTCAGACCTCAGCTAGATTATCACTTCCTCCGAGAAGCCTTCATTGATTTCCTTGAACAAGTCAAATCCCCTTATTAGAGGCTCTtatgtatgattccatgtacCTTTCATATGTAGCAGTTGTCACAGTTGTGACTTGATAATGATTGGTACCATCATTTGTTAATGTCTTTCATCCCTCTTCCCTTGCACTGGACTCTAAGCTCTATGAGGGCATAGACCTTGAgagcatttgtccttttgttcACTCTTGTATCCCCaggcctagcacagtgcttggcacataataagtgctcaacaaataccCAGTGTATTTGAGTGAGTGAATATATGGGTTCTCAGGGAAACAGTGTGTTGAGGTAGAAGGTCTGAGAGTCTGACTGTCAGCCCTGACATTGTTACTTACTAGTATCATGACCTTTGGCAAGTCATTTCATGTTTCTGAGTCTCAGATTTCTACCTGTAAAACAATCGAACAAACAAAAATGATCCATGGCCTGTAGCTCATTGGTTTAATGTGGAgatttcttccccccccccctcgagatttcttttttttaaaagatctcgcTTAAAAAAGTGCTTGAGCAGTGTGAAAATGTGGGACGATCAAATTAGCTATGGCAATTGAGTTAACCTCCCTGAActccctcttctgtaaaatgcagataatgaACCTATCTTGGAAAGTTGTTAGGCAAATTAGAGGTGAGCAGTGGAAAATATTTAACAGGTGGTACCTACTCCTGTTATGATTGGCAAAAAGAATGGGAAGTGGATTTTGCAGAGTTGGGAGGGAAGTCAGgtgctgctggtgggaaggtgGTGAGCAGATGAGAGGCTGTTTTGGGGAATAACAGGACCTGAAGTTAAAGAGAATCAGGGAGTGTGTGTTGGAGGCCCCAGAGAGCAGGGCCTGGATGCAGGCAACATGTTTGTCTTGGCCCTTGGGAAGAGTTATGATAGCAGTCCAGGGAAGATTATTTCAGCCTCTGCAGCTTATCTTAGTGActatctgtattatttatttgaaaatcaccTATAACCCCAGCACCCAGAAATTGCCACTCTAATATCTTTGCCATACTATGTGCTATTCCAGATTGTTTTCAAGGTACATATTTTGAGGGCCTAACTAGGTTTTGAAAAACCCATTAGGTAAGTAGAAAATTATAGATGGTTGGTAGAACTGGAATATATTTGATGCATTCCTTGgcagattttcttgtttctttcttgcttttttttctttaatgattcatCAATAGGCTTTGTCGGATGGGGTGGACCTTTCCTTGGCTTCTCCAAAACTGACTTCCAGTACACCTGAGGGAAAAATGAGAGACATTCTCCATGACCTAGAAGGGATCCAGGAAAAACTACAAGAAAATTTCACGTGGAAAGAGGCCCTTGAAGAACAAACTCCGGGTGAGTTGATGTTATTTGGTGGAGGAGGTTTAATTATGGAAGTTGGGGGCAGCATTCCATGGCTTTGTTTTTGGGGGACAGGATCCCAGAACCCAGCTGCGTTATCCCTGTGGTGTGAATGAGGAAGGAGTGGGCTGAGCTATTTTTGTGACTGGATGTGTTTTTGGACCTGACTGGAGGTGTGATGTAACACAGCCCCATAATAGATAGAAACTCATTTTCCAAGACCTATAAGTCCAGAACCTAGACCTGATTTTGCTAGCTCATTGCACATCTGTGTTATGTACGGGGGAGATTTAGAAATAgggggcttttttatttttcactagtAGGTGTCCTTATTAACAAAGCATGCAACTTTGTATACAGTTCTTGATAAATTCTATTCCACTGTAATTCCCGCCATTGTGCTGATACTAAATGGTAACAATGTAGAAAAGAAACTTTCTGTCCAGACTTTTAGGTTTGCTGTTGTATCTGGCTCAGGACTGAAAGACAATTCACACCTGCCCCTTAAACAAGCGGCTCTGGTCTCCCTTGGCTCTACCTCCTGCTCTGGCCATTGCCAGCTTTGTATACTTTAGAGCTTTCAGATGTTTAGATATTTAAATCATCTTGCTCTGCTTAAAAAGTTTCTTATTTAAGTGGAGAAATGTGATTCCTTGGGAAAGGTTTCTTAAGGAAAGCAATTAGAGTGCAGTTTATTAATTGTTCCAAAAATGATCTGAGAAATGAGTGGCCGCTGGGctcctgtgtgtgtgcatctaAATTTAGAATGGgtttgtaatttaaaatctaaaatcaagCT
The DNA window shown above is from Hippopotamus amphibius kiboko isolate mHipAmp2 chromosome 17, mHipAmp2.hap2, whole genome shotgun sequence and carries:
- the RNF135 gene encoding E3 ubiquitin-protein ligase RNF135 isoform X1 — protein: MAGLDAGPAIPVWLAEDDLGCIICHELLAWPATLPCGHSFCRGCLKGLWGAGRHWSCPTCREGAAQPLQLRKNTMLQDLADKYSLAARELEGPSPAPGPAPGPRRRPAQLPVAAQKSVTEVGRELAELVERLIDIVRGLQSQRHLPESEPDNEVSILAVALSDGVDLSLASPKLTSSTPEGKMRDILHDLEGIQEKLQENFTWKEALEEQTPVELQESPSSSSCPLPDRSHLAPERTSSFARWAINPTFDLGSLSCSLEVSKDCRTVTVAHCPQPYPWSNDRFASCQALCSQALSSGQKYWEVDTQRCSHWAVGVACWEMRRDQILGRTRDSWCVEWKGASRLSAWHMATETVLGSDRPGVVGIWLDLEEGKLAFYSVADQAKLLYEGPVSASVPLHPAFWLYGLYPGNSLTIRQVNV
- the RNF135 gene encoding E3 ubiquitin-protein ligase RNF135 isoform X2 yields the protein MAGLDAGPAIPVWLAEDDLGCIICHELLAWPATLPCGHSFCRGCLKGLWGAGRHWSCPTCREGAAQPLQLRKNTMLQDLADKYSLAARELEGPSPAPGPAPGPRRRPAQLPVAAQKSVTEVGRELAELVERLIDIVRGLQSQRHLPESEPDNEALSDGVDLSLASPKLTSSTPEGKMRDILHDLEGIQEKLQENFTWKEALEEQTPVELQESPSSSSCPLPDRSHLAPERTSSFARWAINPTFDLGSLSCSLEVSKDCRTVTVAHCPQPYPWSNDRFASCQALCSQALSSGQKYWEVDTQRCSHWAVGVACWEMRRDQILGRTRDSWCVEWKGASRLSAWHMATETVLGSDRPGVVGIWLDLEEGKLAFYSVADQAKLLYEGPVSASVPLHPAFWLYGLYPGNSLTIRQVNV